Part of the Oscillibacter hominis genome is shown below.
GAGACGATGACATGGATTGCGGTTTTAAAGGGCCTCGTGGTACTGGCCTGCATGGCGGCGGGGAGCGCCTGCATGGAGCGGGCCGTCTCCCGTGTTTTGCCCCAGGGCCGGAAGCCGCTGCAGCGCATTGCGCCCTATGCGCTCTTTTTTGTTGTGATCGAAATGCCCAGCTGGGTCGGCGATGAAAACCCCCTGTATCTGCTGCCCTTCTTTCTGGCAGTGATCTGCTGCTGCTATGAGGGAACACGGCTTTCCCGGTTGGTGGCGGCGCTGCTCTTTTACATCCTGGTGATACCGGTCAATATGATGGTGGATACCCTGTGGTACTGGGGCATGGCGTTTAAGGGGGACGACGCGGTCGGTATTTTCCTTAAGGCGGCGGTTTATCTGGCGTTGTGGCTGCTGATACGCCGCCTGATTCCTGCTGGCGGCGCCATCCAGCTGCCCCAGAGGCTCTGGGGCACGGTGGGGGCGCTGTGCCTTGCGCCCCTGTTCGGCACGCTCTCCTATTCCATCTGGAATATGCGCTGGCGCTGGACGCTGTCCTTTGACTACGACGAACTGACCAAGCCCCTGGCTTACACGGTGCTTCCCTTTGTCTTCCTCTCCGCGCTGGCCCTGCTGTACGCGCTGACGGTGTTCTCCCGCCAGGAGCGGCTGGAGCAGGAGCACCAGCTGGCCAATTTGCGGGAGATCTATTACCAGGGTGTCCGCCAGGAGCAGGCCCAGGTGCGCATCCTGCGCCACGATCTGCGCAACCATCTGACGGTGGTGCAGGGCCTGATGGACCAGGGGGACTATGAGAAGGTTCGGGGCTATTTGGATCAGATGGCCCAGTCCCCGGCGCTCCAGGGATCCCGGCGCATCTGCGCCAATGAAACCGCAAACGTGGTGCTCTCCAGCAAACGGGCGGTCATGGAGAGCGAGGGAATGGAGGCGGACTTCTCCGTTTCCCTGCCGGAAGCCCTCTCCATTCCGGACCCGGAGCTGTGCGCCCTCCTGGGCAACGCGCTGGACAATGCCATCGAAGCGGTTAGAAAGGCGGAGGACAAGCGGATCACCGTCCGGGCCCGGGCGGACAAGGGAATGCTGATGCTGCGGGTGGAAAACCCGGTGGGCGGGACACTGAAGGAGCGCAAGGGCTGTTTTGAGACCACCAAGTCGGACAAGAGCGTCCACGGATTCGGCATCACCGGCATGCGGGAGATCGCGGAGCGCCGGGGCGGCACCCTGGATACGCTGGTGCGCAACGGCCGGTTTGAGCTGATTGCCTGCGTTCCTCTGACGGGGGATTGAAATCCCGGAATTCCTATGTCATAATAGGGGAACCAAGGAGGGATACTATGAAGATTTCCACCAAAGGGCGCTACGCCCTGCGATTGATGATGGACATTGC
Proteins encoded:
- a CDS encoding sensor histidine kinase produces the protein MTWIAVLKGLVVLACMAAGSACMERAVSRVLPQGRKPLQRIAPYALFFVVIEMPSWVGDENPLYLLPFFLAVICCCYEGTRLSRLVAALLFYILVIPVNMMVDTLWYWGMAFKGDDAVGIFLKAAVYLALWLLIRRLIPAGGAIQLPQRLWGTVGALCLAPLFGTLSYSIWNMRWRWTLSFDYDELTKPLAYTVLPFVFLSALALLYALTVFSRQERLEQEHQLANLREIYYQGVRQEQAQVRILRHDLRNHLTVVQGLMDQGDYEKVRGYLDQMAQSPALQGSRRICANETANVVLSSKRAVMESEGMEADFSVSLPEALSIPDPELCALLGNALDNAIEAVRKAEDKRITVRARADKGMLMLRVENPVGGTLKERKGCFETTKSDKSVHGFGITGMREIAERRGGTLDTLVRNGRFELIACVPLTGD